GAATTTCACCTTGACTTTGAGAAGTATTTTGTGTTAACATTCCCATTCACCTCCAAGATGGGGAAAGAAATAGCAGGGAAATTGCCCATGCTCCCCATCTCTCCTGGCAGTGGAAGATAagttgtgttttttggggggagccATGAAGGATCAAAACCCCGGTTTCCAGAGGGAGCAGCGAGCAGCCCGATCGCAGCCCTGCCTGGTGTAGCCCTCCAGCCCACCGCGTGGCCCCAGCCGGGGCTGGGTGCGGGCCCCGGAGCCGGGTCCGACCGATTCATCCCCGTCCCCGCGATACATCGAGAAGGGAGGTCCCCTCTGAGCGTGGCAGGCGAGTTGCTCCCCGCGCTGCGAGCAGGGAGGGTTCCTCTTGCCCCAGCTCTCCGGCCGGTGAGGGGCGGCTGGAGGAGGGTTTGTGCCGTTTGGTGACCCGGCAGAGCTCAGACGTCCTCCCAACAGCGGTGGCTTTCTGCTGGTGCCTGCCGAGAGGCGagcggatcacagaatcacagaatagtaggggttggaagggacctatgtgggtcatccagtccaaccctcctgctgaagcagggtcacctacagcaggctgcacaggaccttgtccaggcgggtctggaatatctccagagaaggagactccacaacctccctgggcagcctgggccagggctctgtcaccctcagagggaagaagttcttcctcatgttcagacggaacttcctgtgcctcagtttgtgcccattgccccttgtcctgtcgctgggcaccactgaaaagagcttggccccgtcctcctgacccccaccctgcagatatttatcggctcCCCTGCCCGTTTCGGCGATGGGTGGGCAGAGGCATGGCGACGGCGTGTCGGGAGCCGCGGGCTGCGTGGGACAGCCCAGGTTCCTTGGGGCAAACCCAAGGTGGCAGGACCTCCAGGCTGGACGTGTCCCTGCGCCCtgggctgccctggggacacGTCTCTCGCCGCCAGCTTCGGCAGGGTGCCGCAGGGGGAGGTCAGGGTGGTCCCGCGATGGAGCCCGCGGCCCatggctgccgccggccccgccacGCGCTGCCGcatccccgccgccgcgccgagcaCATCGCGCTGCGTTGCCTAGACAACAGCAACTCCTACACGCTGCTATTTATTCTGAAGGACACTTGCTCTTATCTGTTTTTGCAAAGCCCTCAGAAGATTGCATGCCAGGCAAAATTCCTCCGAGGTAACCGGGCTCGCTGCTGCCGTCCCACAAGCCGCCTCCTGGGGCCCTGCCAGCCGGCGGGGTGGCCGCGAGGACGCTCGTGGGGTGACAGCTCCTTGGCCGGCGTCGCTCGGAGGGACgcgggcgggagggcgagccGTGCTGTCCCCGGGGcaggctggggtgctgctggggctctgcctgcctgggCTGCCCCGTACGAGCCGCGCGACCCCGCCGTGTCCCTCCCCGTCACCGCAGGGACGCGGGGAGCGAAGCCAGGAGCGAGGGACACCCGCGCGGTTGGGTGCCGGCCGGCGCTGCCTGCCCGTGCTCGGGCACGACCCAGGTGAAGCCGGGGGCTGCGTTTCCCCCCGTGTCCTCCTGATGTTGCGGCGATGCTCGGGCAGGTCCTGTGCGGGAGCGAAACCCCCGCGAGCTCGGGGCTGCCGTCACTGCAGCGTGAGAATGTCACGAGCAAGCAGGAGGAAAcgggaagaggggggaaaaaccaaTCTGTTTTTCTTACCTCCGGGTACGGAGGACTGGCGTTTTGTCTTTGAGCAGCTTCCACGCCGCGGCCGGGGTTGAGCGAGCACCACGTCTGGGCTGGGCGCGTCTTCCCTCGCCCTGTTGGGTGGCTGTCGTTGGAAGGGCACCGTGTGCGCGGCCTGGGGGGACGTCTGGGTGCGAGGGGTGGTGCCTGGGCTGGGCGCAGCACCGGGGGGTGCCCGGCACCTCTCCGTCCTCGCAAGGAGACGTTTCAGGTGGCGTCAGGGAGTCGGGCAGAGGCTGAGAGCCAGCCCagtgtgctgctggagctgggtgtgctggtggacgacaagttgaccatgagccagcagcgtgccctggctgccaagaaggccagtgggatcctggggtgcatcaagaagagtgtggccagcaggtctgctctgccctagtgaggccccatctgcagtgctgtgtccagttctgggctccccagttccagaaagatgaggagctactggagagagtccagtgcagggctacaaggatgaggaggggactggagcatctctcctccgaggagaggctgagggagctgggcttgttcagcctggagaagagaaggctgcgaggggaccttcgaaatgcctctaaatatctgcagggtgggggtcaggaggacggggccagactctttccagtggtgcccagcgacaggacaaggggcaacgggcacaaactgaagcctgggaagttccagctgaacctgaggaagaacttcttccctctgagggtgacggagccctggcccaggctgcccagggaggctgtggagtcttcttctctggagatattccagccccgcctggacgcggtgctgtgccccctgctctgggtgaccctgcttgggcagggggttgggctgggtgacccccagagggccctgccaacccctgccatgctgtgattctgtgaccgcgAGCATTGCGAGGGTGAAGCCGTGTTTAAGCTCTTGCTGGCAGCTGGAGCTCCCGGCTCCTCGCCGGTGGGGACGGGCTGGTGGCTGTGGCACCGCCGAGGCGCGGCACGCGGGGGATGCTCTGCGTGCTGCCACCGCTCTGCCAGCCTCCAAGAACAACCACACCGACGTGTGTTGAGCGGTTTGGTGTGTTTCGAAGCCTTGAAatccttcctcccccagcctgaaCTATTTTGGTTTATGTTGTCTGTTTCTggctcttccctttctccttctgcaCTCTTTCCCTGCATCGCCTTATTCCTCcccaaaataaatgctgttacGCTTTGAAAAAATGCCCaattaggaaaaaagagagaTCCTCTGAGCAGAAAAAGACTGTGCCTGAGAGTATCCAGGTCAGCTCCTTTAGCTTCATTTGCTCACGCATGGGGGGAGTGTACAAATGCTTCTGTCAAGCAGATGCACATTGTGTAGTGCTACCAAGCACTCCACGGGCGCAGCGCTGCGGAGGATTCGGCTGTTTGGCCGTGTAGGGCGCTCATTAACTCCTGCTGAGTTCGACAAAAGTCTTTCTTGTGTAAAAGCTCAGTAAAATGGAGTAAAGATTTTGGGCCtaatgattttggtttttttttttctggaaaaacccaagaaaaaattgAGTATCGGGCATTTTCTTACCGTGAAACACCATGGGGTAGCATCTTGGGGGAAGACGCGGGTGGAGCGGAACCTGGCAAGGTGCAGTGTCCCTGAGGAAGGGAGAGGGCTTTGGCGTGACCTGGCCCGATGGGCGCACGTTACAGCAAAGCAAAGCTCCGAATGCTGAGCCTGCCGACAGCGCAGCGTCATTCCCACCTACTCCGGGAAGGAGAGCGCAGTGAAGGGGGCAGCTCGTCCTTCCCTGCTAGGTCAGGGGCTTCGCGCCCGGCAAGGCCCCGTGCCGCGGGGTCAGGGTGCCGTGCTCGGCAGGGGGGATGCTGCGGCGTGGGCAGCCCCCCCAGTACGGGGTGGGTTACACGTGGTAACGCCGGAGTCggcagactctgctgcttcagcccATTGAGGGATTGGAACTGCCACCCTCGGTGGGCTCGGTCCTTGTACCTCGGCTTGGaaagctggggagcaggggctgggctcCCCGGTACCCCTGCGGCTTGGAGACCCCGGAGCAAAGGCTCTCGGCGCTCCGCTTGTGCCGTCTGCTGCAGATAATTCATCTGAAACGGCGGAGTTCGGGCAGCACAGCCGCTTGCTCAGGGCATCTCGTGGTAGAGCCCCTCCTCGGGCCATTCCCAGAGTTCCCAGACCCACCGAAAAGCAGCAAACTTGCCTGTTCGGATGGGGGTCCTTGATCTGCCATGTTCATGGGGGTGGGTTTGGCGGTGGGAGGAGGGTGGGGAAGGGGTGCAGGGTGCCCCGTGATGCCGTTTCGGGGGGCCCTGTCTGAAGCACGGTGGGAGGACAATGGCACTGCTTTCCCGTGCTGCCCAGAGGGGGTTTCGGGGAGCCGGGGCGTGCCGTGCCGGGAGGGAGCGCGGGGTTGCCCCTCTGCCTTGCTAACACGGTCGCTCTCTGCCCGCAGGTCAGGTTGCCCGCTCGGAAGCCATGCTTGGATTTTAATAGCCATGTTCCACCTAGCCATGGACCTCGccagctgccagccccccgcCAGCGGTGCCGGGGGGAGGCTCTCGCCGCGGCCGGCGCTCCGGCACAGACTGTCCCGCGGCGCGCTgtggggcgcggggagcggggaggagctGCGGCACCCCGGACCCCCCTGGACCTGCACCCCTGTGCCACCCCCGCAGAGaccccgctcccgccggccgccccccgccgccccgctgcccgccggccgccccccacGCCGCCCGCGCTCCCGGAGGGGCCGACGGCACCTGCGCGGCCGCGTCTTCGCCCCGCGGGACGGGCGGACCACGCCGCTGCCCGAGGTCATCGTCTGGGGCCCCACGGACGAGGAGGACTCCCTGGAGAGCAGCACGCTGCCCGGCGCCTTCGCCACCACCGCTGCCACCACCACCGCCGCCGCGACaaccgccaccgccgccgccaccaccgccgccgccacgccgccccgcgcgccccccagcaccccggcccCCGCGCCCGGTGGGGAcgtgccccgcagcagccccggccgcACCAGCACCGCCGAGCCGGCTGCCGGCCACAGCAGCGGCGGCAAGGATGCTCGCCCACCGCGTGGGCTGGGAGACAGCACAGGTAGGGTctgccggggggccggggcggcggcgggtggctcgggagggctgggggtcctggggctgggggggtccctgcggcgCGAGCTTCCCTGGCGGCAGCACCGCCCGGGACGGAGATAAACGCGTGATGTTAAACGAGAGCAGTCGTGGGGCGAGCGGCGGCTCTGATTCACCGCTTCGATCCGAGGCGTTTCCCGGCGCCTTGCTGTGTTTTGCCCGTTAGCCCATCTCCTGTAATCGTGTGTAGCGCGGCGCTCGGGCACGGCGGTGCGTTCCCCCAGCGCTGTCTGCTGCGTGGACATGGATGGGAAAGCTGCTTCAGATTTATCTCAAATTATATTTGTTATTGCCAGTATTAAACTGTGGGATACCGTTGTATAGTTTACAGAATTTATTCACTGTGCATCGACTGCTTTTAGCCCACAGTGATTTTCTAGTCGAATCGAAAAAGGGTTTTATAGCCTAATCTTAATCCCAATTAATTTATCTAGCCTGCCCTGCTTGGTAGAAGAGACAAGCCAGCCATAATGTTGTTCCTGACTTAAAGGAGTTATTTATAGCGGTGAAAAAACTCCCAACCTACGCACTTTGTAAAAAAACGCTGGGTGAATTAGCAAGGGAGTATCGATACTGACTGCCGGCGTGAGCTGCTCGCTGCACGGCCAGAGCTTCAGCCTCGGGTCCCCAggccggccccgctcggccccggtGGCATCGTCCCGCCCGGGTGCTCCCTGCGCAGCACGAGGGAGGGTGGCTCCCGGCACGTGCCCGTGCTCTGCAGCGTCTTGGAGTCGGCGGCCTCGTGTAGGCGAGGACGAGCCGCCGGTGCTGCCGCGTGCCCTCGGTGCTGCCGCGTGCCCTCGGTGCTGCCGCCAGTGCCAACGTGTGCCCTCGGTGCTGCCGCGTGCCCTCGGTGCTGCCGTGTGCCCTCAGTGCTGCCATGTGCCCTCGGTGCTGCCGTATGCCGCCGGTGCTGCCGCCAGTGCCAACGTGTGCCCTCAGTGCTGCCGCGTGCCCTCGGTGCTGCCATGTGCAGCCGGTGCTGCCGCCAGTGCCAACGTGTGCCCTCGGTGCTGCC
This Opisthocomus hoazin isolate bOpiHoa1 chromosome 16, bOpiHoa1.hap1, whole genome shotgun sequence DNA region includes the following protein-coding sequences:
- the AJAP1 gene encoding adherens junction-associated protein 1, with the protein product MWMRRLPGSRSGCPLGSHAWILIAMFHLAMDLASCQPPASGAGGRLSPRPALRHRLSRGALWGAGSGEELRHPGPPWTCTPVPPPQRPRSRRPPPAAPLPAGRPPRRPRSRRGRRHLRGRVFAPRDGRTTPLPEVIVWGPTDEEDSLESSTLPGAFATTAATTTAAATTATAAATTAAATPPRAPPSTPAPAPGGDVPRSSPGRTSTAEPAAGHSSGGKDARPPRGLGDSTGLAVHQIITITVSLIMVIAALITTLVLKNCCAQSGRPRRNSHQRKLDQQEESCQNLTDFAPARVPSALDIFTAYNETLQCSHECVRTPVPVYAEEALRSPGDYKTTFNGNRPSSSDRHLIPVAFVSEKWFEISC